The genomic region ctatcgagctgtctttgatcgaaagatggtctttcgatgtcgaaggatatctttcgaatgcttctgacacactgacactgatgtgacaggttggtgaaaaggtgatgggttggtgaagtcaactttcggcaaaaaggAATGGTCAGACCTCACCTTTCTACCAACTTtgattttcaaataaaatattacccaaaatggacaatcttatccagaaaccggtcaccggaattatgaccggaatttggccggaaatcaccaagacccttaaaaacaagttttaagttacccaacccgctcttgaacactcccggttagtttagaacacgttttccagtttaaaatgcaagaaaaccaccaaaaacgggtgctaaaccaagtgtccaaacacaccaagaacttgaacaaacccggttttaaacaaggtaaagagccttagctctgataccacttgtaggtccctctcggaggatgaggttcaaccttaaccttgttatactaactcactagctagtgcggaatccaagctagtgagcaaaccgggatgaaacaagcacaaacacaatacacacaagattcaccgattaacaccacttgtattaatgcgaatgaaaggttccggttacaagcacaatgtttacaaatcagttttgtaaactctcaaagtatgtgtgtgtgttctcACATCAGGTTctctctcaaagtgtgtgtgtctATCGAAGTGTCTACCAAGTCTGCTGTgaacatacactgcatgggtatatatacaccCAGCATTGGttgtctgtccgaaggatccgatagatggtcgaaggatcatctatcgatgacataGCTGTCGAAGGATCAGCattcacctcgaaggatgatctatcgagcatccatcgaaggttcatcgtttgagctcatcgaaggataacattatccttcgatgaaTCATCCTTCGTGCCAGACAAATTACAACCATATTcaactgtttgtccaagtcaaaccggaggatggttgacttggtcaaacttacatgactaacaaggacatcgtttacatcgtgaccgaacacagacaaagtacagacacaagtgcatcaacaattTGAAAACCAATTAATTGTTTGTTTTATTTAGCTAATAAAGGGTATCAATGATTCAATTTATTTAGCTAatcaattttctttttctttgaaaatatgtATTTGATAACATTATTTATATTTTGAATGTTATGATGTATATACATAAACCATAATATTATACACCGATAGTTATTTAtaataaaacttatatgtatgtaatgtatcaTATTGTACTTTGTaatagtttttatataaatagaAGTTATACGATACTTATAATAGTAAAAAATGTACATGGAAAGCTCAATGAGaatttttttaacaaactaatTAAGAGATATACATCTGATATCCACGTGTAATTACCCGATGAATACTTGACGATTATTGAGCTACCTATATGGGACACACTACAAGAAAAAGCATCTATAACGCCGACATGAGTCGTCAGCAGGTTGACCTACAACGACGACATGTCATTGCTATAGACCTTCACTAATTTATAGTTTAGGTTAGTCTATGATGACGACATGTGTCGGGATAGCTTGGGCGGGAAATAAAAAATGGTGCCCAAAGTTTTCATGATCATTCTGTCCTAATCTATGGGACTAGGATTGCCAATATCCGGTCCGAACCCAGCCCACTATCATCGCTAGAAATTTCACTTGTGTTTGAAGGCCGGTTCATTCTTGAGACACGTATGATCATACATGAAAAAAAGTGAGACATGACATGAACCTTATGCTCCTAAATCTTcttacactactagaaaactaggtTTTTCCGACCGCAATTTTGGTCGCAAACCAGTCGCAATTGCCCTGTTGCGACCGTTTTCCGACCGGAACTGCGATCAGAAAAACACCCGTCGCAATTGCTCTACTCCGACTAACTTGCGACTGCTGCTATCTTTTGCGACCTAGGTTTTGCGACTTTAATAATGGTCACAAATATTGCGACTGCTCTTGGTTTTGTGGGACTTTGGTTGCGACGGTCTTGATGCGACCGTATTCCGACCGCATGCCTTTTACAAATTGCGATCGTTTACCGACCGCATGCCTTTTACAAATTGCGACCGTTTTCCGACTGCTTGCCTTTTGAAAAGTTGCGACCGTTTTTGCGGTCGCAATTTTTATTAATCATAGCCATTTTCTGTTTTAACCTGCATATAATATCAGTTTTAAAATTTACATATTATCAAATTTTCATAATTATAAAACATTCCACTTAAAATATCAAATACCAAAGTTATCATAACAAAATACATATTCAAAACAAAGTTGTTATACGTTTTGAAACCTAAGTCAATGATTATGCATTTTGAAACCTAGCCTCTTTTTATTACTTCAATGTTTGCCATTCTTTCATGCATAGCCTCTTTCTCCGCCTTATCTTTCTCCACCACCAACCCCGCAATAATATCGTTcaacctttctttttcttctttttctttcactATATCTTGGactagtgggaatgcccgcgcgttgcCGCGGGTGTCCAGATGCATGAGTCGTCGTGTGGTCGTCTTCTGTAGAAATTACAACACGGGTGCTCGCTATCGCATCAATGCCAGCTGTAACCGCAACATCGAGTACTCAAGGAGTTTTACAAGAGCCTGTAAAACAGATATTAGAATCAAATGTAAATAACTTAGAAATTTTGACCCGATCCGACACAACCTGCTCATTTTGACAATAATAAATTGAAACATCAAACCTTAACAATGAGATCAACCACCTTATAAGCTGCATCAACCGGTCCTGTTCCAGTAGAACAGGCGATTTGTTTTGTCCCGTCATCTGCTATTAACTTAACTGTTGCGGTTGAAAGACCTAAAGTCCCGCACGTCACCTGTAGATTATAATTAGTTTCAACacgtttaaaaaataaaaactatacataTGCAAACGCGGCCTTATACGTACCTGTACATCTCCAAACTTCCAAATAACGGTGGGCTGGAAAACCTCATCGGATACCAGTGCTATTAAATCATCATCGGTAATAACCTTTTTAATTTCGGCAACCGATTTAAACCGCCAAAACAAATCATTAAGTTCCCTCCCATCAATGTCATAACCAAGCTGAACATACAAAATACATAACAACAAAGGTGTCAGTTTCTTCATATTTAGAGATCAATGTGTTCATATATCATAACTACACTCTACCTCAAATAGTGTAGTTTTCAAAGCATGCTGTCCACTAATCAATAATATTTGAAAATTGTTAGACTACTATATTTCAATAACTCAAaagaaagagtaaaatgccatttgcgtccctgaggtttgaccaccTTTATGACTACTATATTTCAATAACTCAAAGGTTTGGTTTTCCGCATCTGAATACAAAGATTTTAAATGTTGCCATATTCAcccgactcgttaactccatctatttttctccattaaatgatgggcatttccgtctttttagacatttttattAGAATAAAAACACTATAAGTAATAAAGATCCACCTCTGTTGACTTTCTCCCCATCCAAATGTTTTAATCATCataaaaaaatgtctaaaaagatgaaaatacccATGACTAAACGTTAAAAAGATGGGTTAatgagttggatgaaaatggcaatatttcaaaccttttggatccaggtgtagaaaaacaaacctttggacgaaagtcgcaaaagcggtcaaacctcagggacgaaaatggcattttactccaaAAGAAAATACAATAAAAAGTAGACAAACTGTAATTTTAATTACCTAAGTTTTCCAAGTGTAAGACCAGATTCGCTAGATCTAAAAAGTCCAATATCTTCAGAAGACATGATTTCGTATGTATTTCTTTTCTTTAGCATTCCATCTTGATGGATTCCACTTTCATGAGCAAACGCATTAGCACCGACGATAGCCTTGTGAGGCTGCACCTGCAGTCCACTGTACTCTTCCACCTAAACACAATATTAAAAGTAAACGAGACATCAAATGTTAAGAATCATATGTATGTAAACGAAATTAGGAAACGAAAGTAATAAAAAGTAAAATCGGAAAAATATGTATGTAAACGTACCTCTAAAGTATTGACGGTAGAAAGTCCTAGATCATTCTGGCAGTGGGTAGAAACGATGACATTCTCGATGCCCGGCGCATTGGCCTTTATGTCAGCAATGAGCTGCCCAAATTCAAGGCAAGATAGGTGGCTCGGGTAATGGGTGACCATCAGAGCATTTTTAATTACTTTTTGATAAATAATTTATGTATTTAGTTTTTATAACAAAAGCACTATAATTCAATCATAACCTGAATCGTTGAGAAATAGACTTAGAAGGATGTATGTATTACAAAAAAGACTAAGATGACTATCAACATGTTCAACCCATTTACCCACTTGCGATAGAAAACAACCCAAATGAACGAATATTGAGTAAATTGGTCAAAACTACCACCTTATTAATAGGACTGATTGCATATTTCAGGCCTAACTGGGCTTAAAGGGACCAGAACTTTTGGGCTCTGATCAGGCCTAGGACTTTGGGCCAAGCCCAAATGTGTATTTATAGGACCAACTCAAATGCTGATGTGTCCGCACTATCATTTGTAACACTGCTAAAATCTTTCGACTATAACTCACGTTTATTAATAACGAACTCATTAACCCTTTTGTGACAAGCCAAAATAAGTTAGGCTGGGTGAAGAAGCATATATAATGAAGAAGGCATATTTCAGAAGGCATATATAATGAAGAAGCCAAAAATGCTCCATAACCAACTTGGCATCAACAACCCATATATCACAGTTGTAAGCATGTTCAATACTTTAATCAAAAGTTCGAATATCATGAAACAAAACAAGCTATTGCTCGGATACTAGCATGAATCCTATAATGTGGTTTTCTAGTTGTTAGGTGACGATTAATCTCTTCCTTCAGCTAAATTAACAATAATTTAGAGTTCCAATCCGTATTCAGATAAATATTTAAACACAAATCATGCAACGTAATAATACGTTTgagaaaaaagaaaagaagaagcaTAGCATGATAATACACAAATCGTGCAACATATAGCGCATCTTCGCTGTACAAATAGCCATCAGATTCCACCCTCTTGAAACCCTATCCAAAACAATGTATCTTTGCTATACATATTAGAAAACTTGAATTGGAGTGAGACGAGTACTTTGATTTTTGAAAGTTTATCCCTAAGCCTTTGAAGCTGAACTAGCAATTAACCAGACAAAATCAACGAATTTGTATCAACTCGAGTTACAAAATCAACGAATTAGAGTTATCGATTAATTTCATAGTGAAACAACGAATCTGTATCAACCAGAGTTATCTTTCAAATCTGTATCAACGAGATAGACGAAGTTTATACCGAATTTGTACCAAAATCTGCGATCAATTAACCAGAATCCGCATCGTGAGCGGAGTAATCAATTAACCAAAATTTGCGTTGTGAGCGGAGTAGTGGAGGTTGAAGCGGCCATCGATTAACCAGAATCTGTTTAAATTGATTTTGAGCCTGTCAATTCACCACAAAACTGAACATATACTCATATAGTTCGAAATAAGAGTTTATAAAAAATTAAATTGACAGTAAACCCTAATTAATCCTTGTGTAATGATGTATATAActaacaaatataaattatactcACATTTCTAATATTAACCTAAAATTAAACTCAATAATCTCACTTAAACCTTAAAAAACACaattaaacaataaaaacacTCACCGCTTTTCAATTCCTGAAGAATCCGTCGTTTGTGAGAGCCAATGGTTGTAAGAATCACGGTTGTGAGAAGAATCCGCCGGTTGCGAGAGTCGCCAATGGGAGCCGTCGGTTGTGAAAGTCGCCGGTGTGAGAGTCGCCGGTTGTGAGAATCGCCGATGGATTCACAAAGATAGAGCGAGAGATGGAGAGGGAACCCTAGATAAGAATTTGGGGGAAAATGCGGTGTTTTGCGATGTTATATTAGAACGGGCGGGATATTTTTGGTGGGGAAGGCGTGAGATTTGGTGGTGGTAGTGGAAATGGAAAATGAGAGTTATTCACTAAACTAAAATGTTATTAGTAAATTCATATAAATTAAGTTGTACGTTgctttattaaaataaaataaaagttaataaaaataagtaaattactttataatttaatatggatatgtaaaccataaactatatatatttttaatgttttttcagaccgatatttaaaccttaattttgATACCGATTTGTAAaccataaattatatatatttttttcgtATTTGCGACCGCCTTAGACAGTCGCAACTTTTGTTGTTTTATATATTTCTCGTATTTGTGACCACTTTAAACGGTCGCAacgtttgttttttatttttctcgTACTTGTGACCGTTTTCCGACCACTAGTCAACTGATTTCCGACTGAAAAAATGCGGTCACAAAATTTGCGACCGTTTTTCGACCAAACTCGGATCGGTCTTTAAATTTGCAACAATTTTGGTTTTGGTCGCAAACCGGTTGCTAATTTTGCGACCGCTTTATGTTGGTCGCAAATTGTGATCGCAATTgcctagttttctagtagtgttagACATAGCAAGTGGTCATTTGTTTTGGTCTTCAAATTGTCATTTTGTTATGTCAagttaatattttaaaatattacgTTTTTTGCAGTCAAGTAGAAAGAGAATTTTTATTTCAGGAAATCCAAACATGGGTGAATTTAATATATACCAATCACAAGATCCTTAATTGGTGTTGGTGGCAGTTAGTATAACGCCAAGGCAAAGAATATGAGTAAACAATAAACACTTGGTTGTATCATTAATATACAATACTATTCATCAATTCATGAAACAATGACATATGGCAGGTGTGTTTGTATGCAACTTTGGATTGTAATAATCAGTTTCATTATATATGGAGAAAAGACTGATGAGTGAATATGCATGATTTTCTAAAGTTTGAGTTTTTAAATAATAATGAAGTTTAGTCAATAATTCCTATCTGGCTATTCGcattattttccagaaaaataaaaataaaatatctaAGTAGTCAAAAGACACCAACCCTAACCGGATACTTAAACGTAAAACCGTCTAACCCATTTAGTCGAACGAGTCAAACACTGATTGGCAGGTTGTAATTAGGTTGCAAATATGTTAAACCGATTGTAATATCTTAGTTAAACTGGTTGTAAATAAGGTGACGTTATTAGGGTTGTAAATGAACCTAACGTTCAACGAACACTTCCTGAACCGTTCAACGGAAAGTTCGTTTACATTCGTTCGTTTACTTAATGAACGAACCTGAACAAGGAATTCTGTTcggttagttaaatgaacgaacacgaacatatgtctcgttcgttcaattgctTTCGTGgacgttcggtaatgtgttcgtgaacactcgttcatgttcgtttgtttatgttttacaCTAAAGATTTTTTAGCATCTATTTATTTTATCTAAACCTTTTATATTCTTTAATTCTTATCTATCTCATTACCCAAAGTAATAATATCCGGAAACCCTATATATCTCCATCTTATTTATGCACCGTTCCACTttctttctcattatttacatcgaaaAATTTAATCGACCTTCTTTCAACAATAAGGGCTTTCAAGGTTTAGTGCCGCTCCCTCTCACCATCCACCGCCGTCTTCGTCAATTTAtctgtgttcgtttgtgttcatgaaccgtttgtGAAAACGTTcctttccttaatgaacgaacatgtaCGAACATAattaagtgttcatgaaccgttcgtgaacacgttGTATCCTTAAcgttgttcgtgttcgttcgattcgtttacaaccctagacgttataatatatagtttttttaattctTAATTTTAACTTTAAACAAGTTGACATATTCCACGTTTTAAATTAAATAGAATATTAAACATGTCAATTCAAACAGGACTGACGACCTATTTATTTACTGTTAGGAATTGCGTCACTTTTACTTATTTTAACTTTAAACCAGTTGACAGGTACTCTACATTTTTAATTAAATGGAACATTAAACATGTCAATCCAAACACGACtcacaatttatttattttaacgtTAGGAATTGCGACAATTTTGCTTATTTATATATACTTTTACATAAACAAATCTTAATTCAGGGTTTGGAAAACCTAAACCATTACAAGAGAACAAGACAAGGAATTGATGGATATATTTGTTATCTTCACACTTGTTTCTTGCATTTGATAGATTCTGATTAGGGTTTCAATGCAAATCCAAATATATAAATGCTTTAAGTAGCCACTTTTCACCAGACATACTGTTAACTAATAAAACCTTTATTAGAAATTCTGAGaaagagaatgaagaagaaacaGAAAGTAATGATATCTCATGTAAACCCTAACTTTGATGGATAACAACAAAGATTTGTACCTCAAAAACATCATAACTGAAGTCATGAGTTTCCTTTGCCAAAACTATCTCAAAAAGACATTCTGGGAACATTGAAATAGTGTTTTGCCATCACTAGTTTGAAGTTTAAATAACGTTCATTCGATCTGAGGAACTTCATGGATCATGTCCAAGCCGAAGCTCCAAATCCAGCTCATCTTCATTACTTGGTTCGCGGGTTCTTCTTTTCGATTCTCTATGATCTTCTCCATGTGACCAGCCAAACTGCAAGCTTAAACTCATCCTCTTTTCCTCCCTTGATGGACTTTTGATCACTCCATGACAATCTTGATGCTTGTTTACATAGTTTACCGGCTGCACACCACTTGACGCGGATGAAAAACATGTCGTATAACCAATGTTTCCCTCTTGATTATTAGTAGTTTGGGACATATAACTTTGTGGGCAGAATCTAGGGTTTGCATAGAAACTATGATCATCTTGTTTATTTGAGTTGTTATTACTCAAATAACTACTAGGCCTATTATTCTTGGCTCTATCTTTCCTGTGGATGTTCATGTGTCCACCCAATGCTTGCGCTGTGGTGAACCCGCGCCTGCAAAACACGCATTCGTACGATCTAGCTCCTGGCCCGACATCTGGCTCGCGTGGATCTACTTCTTCAAGTGAATTAGTGAGCTGATCTTGATGATTATCCATGGTAATTATGGACTCCATTGATGTAAAATTGGTTCTAGCTAGTTTACATGTATGTAGTGattaagaaaggagtagaagataCTTTTATATATAGAAATGGTAAATTGATTTGGAGGAATGGAGGGGGAAGGTTAATTAGGTCAAAAAAGATTTTGGATCAGTGGAAGAAAACAAAATGTATGAGACACGATTTGGTCTTTTATTATTAACAAGATTTATTCTTTAACACGGCTTTTGTAAAAGACATTTGCCTTTTTATAACGTTTATATTTCATTAGTATGTAGTGACTCTTGTCATATGCTTCCTCTCCAATTCCTCACACACTCTTGCTGCATAGGATTCTATGTATATGATTCGTCTATCCACACTCATTGTCAATCTACAAATCATGAGTAATTGTTGAGTTTACAAACATGACGCGTGGTTTTTTGTTTTGTATGTGGCGATTGAGTGTTATGAGAGAAACATAGCGATATAAAAGCCGTAGTAATCAAAGGCCCGGCGCAACAAAACCACCTTGTGTCCATCAAGGTGCGAAGATGCAAAGAACTTGGAAAAAGCCGGCCAAATCTGAAAAGAAAACTTGTATGAACTGGCCTAAACTAATCAAAACAAgcgaaaaaaattaaaattaaaaatagttCAAAACAACCTTAATCGTTTCTAAAACGGCTAAAAGTGGTATGTTTAATAGTGTGCGCCTTACTTATAACTTATATCAGGCTCTTGCTTTTTAAGTGTATTGAGCCTAGACGACAAGTTCACCCCTTGCGATGTGAGTGCACGTACCTAACGCCTTTGGCTACCTTGATAAAAATTATTAGGATGATTTATACGGTGGCAGAGGTTACTTGTGACTCTCGGTGCCCCGACCTCCGTTGATTTTTCGTTCGTAGTGTTAGTTTTACCGAAAattttcaaatattttttttgtaGTATAAAATATTGAATTTTTAAGAATCCGGCCCATCATTTTGGATTTTGAGAGTCTGACCCCCACTAATTTTTCGTTAAAGCTTCGCCACTAGATTCATACACaattaaatttaatttatatgtaATTAACATTATAATATTGTTAGCACAGTCTGCATTTCTCCTTTTTTAAAGGTTTCTAATCCAACTTCTAATTTAATGTTGTTGTATGACACGTTTTATTAATCCAGCTCCCAATTCGTTTAAAAATTAAATCTCGATCATACAAACTCAGCATAATATATTTGCATCGAAATTAACGTAGTTTGTTTATATATCTAAAGTAtgagtatttatatttatatttcattttaattaatttaattttaaacTACTTATCTACTtcgagaagaaaaagaagaagaaagaagattTATCAGTTTGTAACTAGTGTTTGTCTTTAATCACGCACATATATAAATGCTATTTGACTCATTACACGTACGATCTTTAAATAATTAATTCACGTACACTAGCGCatttgtattatatatattataattataattctaatattatatttgCGACGGCAGATAAAACACATACACGCACTTGAGAACTAACAATTTTAGTTCTGATGAATTGAATGCGTCAAATTCGAATTTCTCATGTTCATAACATAATCGAACTGCAAAATTAATCTAAAATAGTAATTTTCCCAGGTCTTTGTATTTGATATGGTTTTTGACTTTAAATATCATCCATTTTACGTaacaatgtattttttttttcgaacGATTGTATAAAAACTCCCGACTAGCAAGAAACTAGTCGGATAATTCTGTTACGTTATACATACTACACATATGTAAATGtatttgtttgtttttataatttatatagcAAGCTAGATTATTTCAGTCCTAGGCTGCTTTCTAAACTTGCATgtcttttattttctttattaacTTATAGTTATAAACTTATAATTAATCAGCCATTTTGCTTGCTTACACAACTCTCACACTACTATACAAATAGGTATCACCAATGACAATATATAGCTAGTTACCGAACGACgaagataaaaaaaattaaaaaaaaaactttgaaaaAAATAATGATAGAAATTGTTGGTAGTAATCAGCCGTTGAATAACGAAATTAACGATTAGACTCCACAACCAGAGGAAAACCCTAATTTCCTCCAGATTTCCGTCGGTCCGGATTTTACCTTCCTTTTTTAGTGTCAATTTTTTAAATACTAATCTATAAACTCCGTgtcaatggggtggtggtccattggcgaAAACAAAACATTTAAACACCTTGGGAGATGGAGGTCTTGTGTTCAAGTCCCATAGACCGCAAGAAATAAAAGAaattgccgttaaaaaaaattactttGAATAGTTTGAAGTGACTTATCAATGATGCATAATAAATTACTAATAAAAATCATGGCTTTAGATCTTAATTTTTCTTTCTATATATTATTTAAGAAAAGAACATTGGATTAGAGTGCATATATATGTACAAAATAAGGAACCTACTTCCTTGTTTTAATCTATTgtattttactttgttttttctTGACTTTTTTGTTTAACAAAGATATATAAAGTAGTTCAAAAGAGAAGGGATACCAGGCCCATAgatttcacttttttttttttttgaatggcaaatttggatcactgacggaccactagagtatcatcgtactatcagcagaaccacccgatcatatccatctccactagacaataatgcctatacaccaattcaagaggaaacccaataaatctgggaaaaaccccctttgtgagaatcgaacccatgaccaaTGGCCATaagtcttatcccaccaccaagataccactaggctataatgcatGGGTCCATAGATTTCACTTAAACTGATATAAACTAATTAACGTTATAGATTTGATCATTTCCATTTTCTGAATGATACATGCGACTATTACATACTATTTGCAAACTAGAAAAACACAtaataattgtttttattttcgGTTTTGTTCGGTTGAATCAAATATTTATACATAGAAccatagtggagagttcaaatgagaataatttttttgtaagaagaaaaaagaagaagttcaaccaataagaatgcttcatttttacttcatttaatatttgcatttaattttaatataagggtatattggttaaCTTACATAAAatattaatttgtattcttcccctttaataactaactaaattaaatttgtaactcctttttcaaaatatatactttttccaaattaatttaaagtgtagaataaattactaattgtgtaggataaattgcgagttgtgtaggatatatttcgaggtgtgtaggataaatttcgactgtgtagcaTAAAATTCTATAacgtgtagggtatatgtaggaaaattttgatatgtgtaggttttgtagattatatgtaggataattaatgattagttgaataattaattaaagagagaaaattTAATGAtgtgagttataaatgaaatagtattttactaatatatcatttcttctttttcttctcacattaaatttcttctcaaatgaaccttcctcTATAACCATAACTGATCATAAAAATTGGTGACTAAAAAATCATAACTGAATCATCGGTTTCTCAATTACTTTCTGGTAATTTCGGTTCACTTTCTTCGGTCATAATCGAGGGTTTTCTGCTCAACCTTATCAGTTTCACATATTGGGATGAAGTTGGATATTAATTCTAGTGGATCCAATATGGTTTACATTACTAGACCTATTATTAGTTATACAAAATTAAAATGGTTATGTATCTTCAAAGAAATCTTTAAATTGGTCTCGGCAACAACCTCTAACCATTTCCTAATCTGGCCTGGCCGGCCGGAAGTTGAAACTGGAATTCGTTATCTCATTTTTGTCTAATTTATATTAAGAAATTATACTAGATCAATAATGTGAGAtattttaggggctgtttgtttacctcttaaggAGGCTTTTAATGGTTTAGATCTCTTAatggtttagcacttaatggttcagagtgtttgtttcacgagcagatgtcagaatggttcagacatttgcctctgaatggttaagatttatacaaagtctgaatggttaagacctctaatctgaattgatcagacatttgcctctgaacggttagcattatataggctcttaatggttcagacatcttactggtttaacacttaatggttcagacctcttactggttcagcacttaaccattcaga from Helianthus annuus cultivar XRQ/B chromosome 10, HanXRQr2.0-SUNRISE, whole genome shotgun sequence harbors:
- the LOC110880581 gene encoding zinc finger protein 11-like gives rise to the protein MESIITMDNHQDQLTNSLEEVDPREPDVGPGARSYECVFCRRGFTTAQALGGHMNIHRKDRAKNNRPSSYLSNNNSNKQDDHSFYANPRFCPQSYMSQTTNNQEGNIGYTTCFSSASSGVQPVNYVNKHQDCHGVIKSPSREEKRMSLSLQFGWSHGEDHRESKRRTREPSNEDELDLELRLGHDP